The following proteins come from a genomic window of Amphiura filiformis chromosome 16, Afil_fr2py, whole genome shotgun sequence:
- the LOC140172538 gene encoding uncharacterized protein: MVSQNIAPKYLHSGCILCNRQPRCGGMRPTPQDYIQTYIEPSLRDSNRILARLQSTIKGSRVEKILHNTERKLLNERIRQINYTINKLNTKKEEISGELETQLPLETYKRVQEFTAHAQLSQHEKTKTRQVAKFGRLVSSGRADKDTNWRCKEDKSAHNIRDSRWVKNLSDRPLSSNEQSLLEKGLNFAVTSKRVQVTDIITATESAIRNARLGPANAEELRSRVSASVISAKPPQHNLSKAEFTALESLKKNKDIAILPADKGRCTVVLNSTDYDKKAKELLGDTKTYTTLNKDPTSGIKRKIAAKLNQFLEKDKVIDIKLKHQLYPTSETIPTFYGLPKVHKASVPLRAIVSSIGSVTYNIAKYLAKIVGPLVGKSKHHIWNSKDFAEKIQGIVLDADETITSFDVTALFTSIPPADAVLAVRDVLKEDKTLSYVLSY; encoded by the exons ATGGTTTCACAGAATATAGCACCAAAGTATCTGCATTCCGGTTGTATCCTATGCAATAGACAGCCACGTTGTGGGGGCATGAGACCCACACCACAGGACTACATCCAGACATATATAGAACCTAGTCTAAGGGATTCGAACAGGATTCT CGCCAGATTACAATCTACGATCAAAGGATCGCGAGTAGAGAAGATTCTCCATAATACTGAACGCAAATTATTAAATGAGAGAATAAGACAGATTAACTACACGATCAACAAGTTAAATACCAAAAAGGAAGAAATTTCCGGCGAGTTGGAAACTCAGTTGCCATTGGAAACATACAAACGGGTTCAGGAGTTCACCGCACATGCGCAGTTATCACAACAcgagaaaacaaaaacaaggcAGGTAGCGAAATTCGGAAGACTTGTTTCGTCCGGCAGGGCCGATAAAGACACCAATTGGCGCTGTAAAGAGGATAAATCTGCTCACAATATCAGAGATAGTAGATGGGTTAAGAACCTCTCGGACCGTCCGCTATCGTCTAACGAACAGAGTTTATTGGAAAAGGGCTTGAATTTCGCCGTTACTTCCAAGCGTGTACAAGTGACTGATATCATTACTGCCACTGAATCGGCGATTCGCAATGCTCGTTTGGGACCAGCTAATGCTGAAGAACTGAGATCGCGGGTAAGTGCTAGTGTCATCAGCGCTAAACCCCCCCAACATAACTTGTCTAAAGCCGAATTTACTGCGTTGGAAAGTCTTAAAAAGAACAAAGACATTGCCATCCTTCCAGCTGACAAGGGGCGGTGCACAGTGGTGTTGAATTCGACAGACTACGACAAGAAAGCCAAAGAGTTGTTAGGGGATACAAAGACTTATACCACCCTCAATAAAGACCCCACGAGTGGTATTAAACGTAAGATCGCGGCTAAGTTGAATCAATTCTTGGAGAAAGACAAGGTTATTGACATCAAATTGAAACATCAATTATACCCCACGTCTGAAACTATACCTACCTTCTATGGACTTCCGAAGGTTCATAAGGCCAGTGTACCTTTACGTGCTATTGTCAGCAGCATAGGATCGGTCACCTATAACATTGCCAAGTACCTCGCTAAGATCGTAGGCCCTTTGGTTGGCAAATCGAAACATCATATTTGGAATTCAAAGGACTTCGCGGAGAAAATTCAGGGTATTGTGTTGGACGCGGACGAAACGATTACATCCTTCGACGTCACTGCCTTGTTCACGAGCATCCCTCCAGCAGACGCGGTACTCGCGGTTCGGGACGTTTTGAAGGAGGATAAGACTTTGTCCTATGTTTTGTCCTATTGA
- the LOC140172539 gene encoding uncharacterized protein has translation MGSPVSPIISNLYMERFEQCTLSSYPGSPPSKWYRYVDDTWVIVRFSELDKFFAHINQVDNNIKFTQEGLTDNKLPFLDCLVTVNQDRTLSVSVFRKPTHTDQYLQFSSNHPLVQKLGVVNTLYHRADTIITKDSDKINEHQHLRHALKTCGYKDWAIDKALNRGEKDAKPASEPTASSGTKTFVTIPYHGDVSEKLKRIYRDHGITTHFKPTNTLRQSLVHPKDKQPKGRLSGVVYGVQCAEDQVIRDRDSVSKSGLFSGLVKVHDSSEPTSDDLSW, from the exons ATGGGCTCCCCTGTGTCGCCGATTATTTCCAACCTGTACATGGAGCGATTTGAACAGTGTACCTTGTCGTCTTACCCCGGATCTCCACCTTCCAAATGGTATCGTTATGTTGACGATACTTGGGTTATAGTCAGATTTTCGGAGCTCGACAAGTTCTTTGCGCATATTAACCAAGTGGATAACAACATCAAATTCACCCAAGAAGGTCTGACGGACAATAAACTTCCATTTTTGGATTGCTTGGTTACTGTCAACCAAGATCGCACTCTCTCAGTATCAGTATTTCGCAAACCAACACATACTGATCAATATTTGCAGTTCAGCTCTAATCATCCATTGGTCCAGAAACTCGGTGTAGTGAATACTCTTTATCACAGGGCCGATACCATCATCACAAAGGACTCTGATAAGATCAATGAGCACCAACACTTGCGCCACGCCTTGAAAACGTGTGGTTACAAAGACTGGGCAATTGACAAGGCCCTAAATCGTGGTGAGAAAGACGCTAAACCAGCCAGCGAACCCACCGCGTCTTCTGGTACCAAGACTTTTGTCACCATCCCCTACCATGGGGATGTTTCAGAGAAATTAAAGAGGATCTACCGCGATCACGGCATCACTACACACTTCAAGCCAACCAATACCCTGCGGCAGTCGCTAGTACACCCAAAGGACAAACAGCCCAAGGGCCGTTTAAGTGGTGTTGTGTATGGTGTccagtgcgctgaagatcag gtGATCCGTGATAGAGATTCCGTTTCTAAATCCGGCTTGTTCTCGGGGCTGGTAAAGGTCCACGATAGCAGTGAGCCTACAAGTGATGACTTAAGTTGGTGA